One Syngnathus acus chromosome 13, fSynAcu1.2, whole genome shotgun sequence genomic window carries:
- the LOC119132516 gene encoding uncharacterized protein LOC119132516 isoform X2, whose product MLARCFMVITFLAVSTCPGISGRPNVLMVAPTIRVDGHPQAVVTIKCGDGGKAGVVVYWHTPFGPFHSPGLHTELNPIHMRQDGSLVVHNLSDLHQGLYYCLLQHDDRGSTLFPYELHMQAKDGERGPRSRRALGKQEAVSDEVFVAAVTTAVLLTFVFGFSAGALSRTPLLRCLRAITKRRRSPRQRRPDITMTTLTNCPSSPSSPSPSSSSSSLCPPAKPQRSFRDKRSQDEKGEDNPAAAYLETCDHVDDEKGRIALRGGSKGEEGRRWRSMEEEKHDGMMEKNEKEDGDENIISQSSQSDNDNQNQEVESFPRPRLSRVIRVYQYDQDGRRYSHLPDPEPGPTARTKQRSISLSHLNAIMDAASAGPMDTPPLPKDTL is encoded by the exons ATGTTGGCCCGCTGCTTCATGGTCATAACATTCCTGGCTGTGTCGACCTGTCCCGGGATATCAGGACGCCCCAACGTCCTGATGGTGGCACCCACCATCAGGGTAGACGGTCACCCACAGGCGGTGGTGACTATCAAGTGCGGTGATGGCGGCAAGGCAG GTGTGGTGGTGTACTGGCACACCCCCTTCGGACCCTTCCACTCACCAGGCCTCCACACAGAACTGAACCCGATCCACATGCGCCAGGACGGCAGTCTGGTGGTCCACAATCTGAGCGACCTCCACCAGGGTTTGTATTACTGCCTGCTGCAGCATGACGACAGGGGGTCCACGCTGTTCCCCTACGAGCTACACATGCAGGCAAAAGATGGCGAACGTGGTCCGAGGTCCAGGAGGGCCCTGGGGAAACAGGAAGCGGTTTCTGATGAAGTGTTTGTAGCAGCCGTGACGACGGCGGTGCTGCTCACCTTTGTGTTTGGGTTCAGCGCAGGAGCTCTGAGCAGGACGCCTCTTCTCAG ATGTTTGAGGGCGATCACTAAGCGACGACGATCACCACGGCAACGCCGCCCTGACATTACTATGACGACGCTCACCAACTGTCCTTCATCGCCATCCTcaccatcaccatcatcatcatcatcatccttaTGTCCACCTGCCAAACCTCAGAGAAGTTTCCGGGACAAACGGAGCCAGGATGAGAAGGGGGAAGACAATCCCGCTGCCGCCTACCTGGAAACCTGCGACCACGTGGATGACGAGAAAGGAAGAATAGCATTAAGAGGAGGAAGTAAAGGTGAAGAGGGGAGGAGGTGGAGAAGCATGGAGGAAGAGAAGCATGATGGGATGATGGAGAAGAATGAGAAGGAAGATGGAGATGAAAATATAATCAGTCAGTCTTCACAATCAGACAATGACAATCAAAACCAGGAAGTAGAATCATTTCCTCGCCCCCGCCTGAGTCGGGTCATCCGCGTTTATCAGTATgaccaagatggccgccgttACAGCCACCTCCCCGACCCTGAGCCGGGCCCCACCGCCAGAACCAAGCAGCGCTCAATCTCCCTATCCCACCTCAACGCCATCATGGACGCCGCCT
- the LOC119132516 gene encoding uncharacterized protein LOC119132516 isoform X1 produces the protein MLARCFMVITFLAVSTCPGISGRPNVLMVAPTIRVDGHPQAVVTIKCGDGGKAAGVVVYWHTPFGPFHSPGLHTELNPIHMRQDGSLVVHNLSDLHQGLYYCLLQHDDRGSTLFPYELHMQAKDGERGPRSRRALGKQEAVSDEVFVAAVTTAVLLTFVFGFSAGALSRTPLLRCLRAITKRRRSPRQRRPDITMTTLTNCPSSPSSPSPSSSSSSLCPPAKPQRSFRDKRSQDEKGEDNPAAAYLETCDHVDDEKGRIALRGGSKGEEGRRWRSMEEEKHDGMMEKNEKEDGDENIISQSSQSDNDNQNQEVESFPRPRLSRVIRVYQYDQDGRRYSHLPDPEPGPTARTKQRSISLSHLNAIMDAASAGPMDTPPLPKDTL, from the exons ATGTTGGCCCGCTGCTTCATGGTCATAACATTCCTGGCTGTGTCGACCTGTCCCGGGATATCAGGACGCCCCAACGTCCTGATGGTGGCACCCACCATCAGGGTAGACGGTCACCCACAGGCGGTGGTGACTATCAAGTGCGGTGATGGCGGCAAGGCAG CAGGTGTGGTGGTGTACTGGCACACCCCCTTCGGACCCTTCCACTCACCAGGCCTCCACACAGAACTGAACCCGATCCACATGCGCCAGGACGGCAGTCTGGTGGTCCACAATCTGAGCGACCTCCACCAGGGTTTGTATTACTGCCTGCTGCAGCATGACGACAGGGGGTCCACGCTGTTCCCCTACGAGCTACACATGCAGGCAAAAGATGGCGAACGTGGTCCGAGGTCCAGGAGGGCCCTGGGGAAACAGGAAGCGGTTTCTGATGAAGTGTTTGTAGCAGCCGTGACGACGGCGGTGCTGCTCACCTTTGTGTTTGGGTTCAGCGCAGGAGCTCTGAGCAGGACGCCTCTTCTCAG ATGTTTGAGGGCGATCACTAAGCGACGACGATCACCACGGCAACGCCGCCCTGACATTACTATGACGACGCTCACCAACTGTCCTTCATCGCCATCCTcaccatcaccatcatcatcatcatcatccttaTGTCCACCTGCCAAACCTCAGAGAAGTTTCCGGGACAAACGGAGCCAGGATGAGAAGGGGGAAGACAATCCCGCTGCCGCCTACCTGGAAACCTGCGACCACGTGGATGACGAGAAAGGAAGAATAGCATTAAGAGGAGGAAGTAAAGGTGAAGAGGGGAGGAGGTGGAGAAGCATGGAGGAAGAGAAGCATGATGGGATGATGGAGAAGAATGAGAAGGAAGATGGAGATGAAAATATAATCAGTCAGTCTTCACAATCAGACAATGACAATCAAAACCAGGAAGTAGAATCATTTCCTCGCCCCCGCCTGAGTCGGGTCATCCGCGTTTATCAGTATgaccaagatggccgccgttACAGCCACCTCCCCGACCCTGAGCCGGGCCCCACCGCCAGAACCAAGCAGCGCTCAATCTCCCTATCCCACCTCAACGCCATCATGGACGCCGCCT
- the ppp1r14ab gene encoding protein phosphatase 1, regulatory (inhibitor) subunit 14Ab — protein MAANRVGRRVNKVCNQQSPNRARGSSGGGREPGGHSLQRRQARVTVKYNRKELQRRLDVEKWIDCGLDELYRGREEDMPEEVNIDDLLDLKTDAERTHRLQEILHSCNNNTEVFIADLVAKLHGLQKQEELHNDGIDLPQLHIYPARPGSADREVLH, from the exons ATGGCGGCGAACCGGGTCGGGCGGCGGGTCAACAAGGTGTGCAACCAGCAGTCACCCAACCGAGCCcgcggcagcagcggcggcgggcgTGAACCGGGCGGCCACAGCCTGCAGCGGCGCCAGGCCCGAGTCACCGTCAAGTACAACCGCAAGGAGCTCCAGAGGAGGCTGGACGTGGAGAAGTGGATCGACTGCGGCCTGGACGAGCTCTACAGGGGCCGT GAGGAGGACATGCCTGAAGAGGTAAACATCGACGATCTTCTCGACCTGAAGACTGACGCTGAGAGGACGCACCGACTGCAG GAGATTCTTCACTCgtgcaacaacaacactgag GTGTTCATCGCCGATTTGGTGGCCAAACTTCACGGCCTCCAAAAGCAGGAAGAGTTGCACAACGACGGCATCGACCTACCACAGCTCCACATCTACCCTGCCCGCCCCGGATCGGCCGACAGGGAGGTGCTGCattga
- the spint2 gene encoding kunitz-type protease inhibitor 2 produces MTRACLRHVLNFLSIGLVLSCGWKPLPDDVWQVPSFEAGAHQVAEFDIPDPEACRQRCCSNALCSVALLGYPADTTAKCILMGCMGGCQLLPSSQFEVVGVKQPPIAVPLDGNSPPVRRLAEASEPSKNTTIACHQPMKVGSCRAAFPQFYYDIVNQTCRSFTYGGCEANGNNFDSLEDCEATCNGVTGSVLPDESAATTSDDSAKSVRMAQIPSLNALTYEDDDVEDKVISAEEYSERCEAEPMVGPCRAAFRHWYYDSQQRQCKAFLYGGCKGNQNNYKSQKSCLDACHVSVVPAPKKLLSPDSSSDVEEECLSSPDSGPCRAAFPKFYYDPSTDSCQSFIYGGCRGNKNRYSSAEECQTRCSGAADGFLAGREKSRSRWTAAFFVLLTLAAICTLLVSALVVTVLRRLRVSRRASIVSDKEELLPDVRSSFESLNVPTLPTIRKA; encoded by the exons ATGACGCGTGCGTGCCTAAGACATGTTTTGAATTTTCTCAGCATAGGCCTGGTTCTTTCTTGCGGCTGGAAGCCTTTACCAGACGATGTTTGGCAAGTCCCGTCCTTCGAAGCCGGAGCTCATCAGGTGGCCGAGTTCGATATCCCCGACCCGGAGGCCTGCCGGCAGAGATGTTGCTCGAACGCCCTTTGCTCCGTGGCTCTTCTGGGCTACCCGGCGGACACCACGGCCAAGTGCATCCTGATGGGGTGCATGGGCGGGTGTCAGCTGCTGCCCAGCTCTCAGTTTGAGGTGGTCGGAGTGAAGCAGCCGCCGATTGCCGTGCCACTTGATGGGAACTCGCCACCTGTCAGAAGGCTTGCCGAGGCATCGGAGCCCTCCAAAAATACCACAA TTGCCTGTCACCAGCCCATGAAAGTGGGCTCGTGTCGCGCTGCCTTCCCCCAATTCTACTACGACATCGTCAACCAGACGTGCCGCAGCTTTACGTATGGCGGCTGCGAAGCCAACGGCAACAACTTCGACAGCCTCGAGGACTGCGAGGCCACTTGTAATGGAGTCACAG GATCCGTTCTTCCCGACGAGTCGGCAGCGACGACATCTGACGATTCGGCGAAATCAGTTCGAATGGCTCAGATCCCTTCTCTAA aTGCCCTGACGTACGAAGATGATGATGTCGAAGATAAAG TGATCTCTGCTGAAGAATATTCTG AGCGTTGCGAGGCGGAGCCGATGGTGGGTCCGTGCAGAGCTGCATTCCGCCACTGGTACTACGACAGCCAGCAACGCCAGTGCAAGGCTTTCCTTTACGGAGGCTGCAAAGGCAACCAGAACAACTACAAGAGCCAAAAGAGCTGCTTGGATGCGTGCCACG TGAGTGTTGTCCCCGCCCCCAAGAAGCTTTTGTCACCTGACTCATCCTCAG atGTCGAAGAGGAATGCTTGTCGTCTCCCGACTCGGGTCCTTGCCGCGCCGCCTTCCCCAAGTTCTACTACGACCCGTCCACCgacagctgtcaatcatttatCTACGGAGGTTGCCGTGGCAATAAAAACCGCTACAGCAGCGCTGAGGAGTGTCAGACCCGATGCAGTGGCGCCGCAGATG GTTTCTTGGCAGGTCGTGAAAAATCACGCAGTCGCTGGACCGCAG CCTTTTTTGTTCTCTTGACTCTGGCGGCCATTTGCACTTTGCTGGTGTCCGCCCTGGTGGTGACCGTGCTGAGACGTCTGCGCGTGAGCCGCAGAGCCTCTATCGTCAG TGACAAGGAGGAACTGCTTCCAGATGTGCGTTCATCTTTCGAGTCTCTGAACGTCCCGACCTTGCCAACCATTCGCAAAGCCTGA
- the ompa gene encoding olfactory marker protein a: MEETGAASDSVVLEFKEDTALTEKMRLRVSSLQCSGQKRQDGERLLLPHEAVYRLDFRRQDLSFRRWNVSLGGHGRVTITGISQHWTPDLTHLMTRQLLEPVGTFWRNADDPDGCGLKWLEADMQEFGERIAELAKVRKVMYFLFAFKDGAEAAKLRCSLAFSSQE, from the exons ATGGAGGAAACGGGAGCGGCGTCCGACAGCGTGGTGCTGGAATTTAAAGAGGACACGGCGCTGACGGAG AAGATGCGTCTGCGTGTTTCGTCGCTTCAGTGCTCGGGCCAAAAGCGTCAAGATGGCGAGCGACTGCTGCTGCCCCACGAGGCCGTCTACCGGCTAGACTTCCGGCGGCAGGACCTGAGCTTCCGTCGCTGGAACGTATCTCTGGGCGGGCACGGGCGCGTCACCATCACGGGCATCTCGCAGCACTGGACGCCCGACCTCACCCATCTGATGACGCGCCAGCTCCTGGAGCCCGTCGGCACCTTCTGGCGCAACGCCGACGACCCCGACGGCTGCGGCCTCAAGTGGTTGGAGGCCGACATGCAGGAGTTCGGCGAGAGGATCGCCGAGCTGGCCAAGGTCCGCAAGGTCATGTACTTCCTGTTTGCCTTCAAAGACGGCGCCGAGGCGGCCAAGTTACGATGCTCGCTGGCTTTTTCCTCACAGGAATGA
- the capn5a gene encoding calpain-5a encodes MVVAYEGQSFTSLRNQCRRNGRLFEDPLFPATDQSLFYQANRIGNIIWKRPQELCQEPHLFVDGLSAHDLHQGQLGNCWFVAACSTLATQDGLWQKVIPDWKDQEWDESHPELYAGIFHFRFWRFGEWVDVVIDDRLPTLNGNLVYCRSNDPNEFWSALVEKAYAKTCGCYEALNGGNTADALVDFTGGVSQSICVSESDAKDNVETQAELFRRVLKVHERGGLISASVAASSSSDMEARMPNGLVKGHAYAVTDVRRVRLGHGFLAFFKSNKLEMIRLRNPWGRSEWSGPWSDSSEEWKKVSSRERENLGVVVQNDGEFWMTFSDFISNFTDLILCRMINTSYLSLHKTWEEVTLRGSWSRHDDELKNRAGGCANNKQTFLQNPQYIFDVTKSEDEALVCLQQRDRRASLREGRGENLAIGFEIYKVELNRKYRMHAPQQKAAGCTYSNARSVFLRVDLKEGRYVILPTTFEPNLEGNFLLRIFTDVPSRCRELHEDQPPRTCWTGLCGYPSLVSQVHVIEGNALTGNNTYVTVHCEGDTIRSAVHDETRSPNFDTKGIFYRKKSGDSIVIKVYNRNRLMDSFLGELTLSTEAGDISKRMQLRNKSGQPLEHLGTLSVVVVSSSVLTSF; translated from the exons ATGGTGGTAGCTTACGAGGGCCAGTCATTCACCTCCCTGCGAAATCAATGTCGCCGAAACGGCCGCCTGTTTGAAGACCCCCTGTTCCCCGCCACAGACCAATCTCTCTTCTACCAGGCCAACCGCATCGGCAACATCATCTGGAAGAGGCCGCAG GAGTTATGTCAAGAGCCGCACCTCTTTGTGGACGGCCTGAGTGCCCACGACCTCCACCAAGGCCAGCTGGGAAACTGTTGGTTCGTGGCAGCCTGCTCCACCCTGGCGACGCAAGATGGTCTTTGGCAGAAG GTCATTCCCGACTGGAAGGACCAAGAGTGGGACGAGAGCCACCCGGAGTTGTACGCCGGCATCTTCCACTTCCGCTTCTGGAGGTTCGGCGAGTGGGTGGACGTGGTGATCGACGACCGGCTGCCCACGCTCAACGGTAATCTGGTCTACTGCCGCTCCAACGACCCCAACGAGTTCTGGAGCGCCTTGGTGGAGAAGGCCTATGCTAA GACGTGCGGCTGCTACGAGGCGCTGAACGGCGGCAACACGGCAGACGCGCTGGTGGACTTCACGGGCGGCGTGTCGCAGTCCATATGCGTGAGTGAAAGCGACGCCAAGGACAACGTGGAGACGCAAGCCGAGCTCTTCAGGCGAGTGCTCAAAGTCCACGAGAGGGGAGGGCTCATCAGTGCCTCTGTAGCG GCGAGCAGCTCATCCGACATGGAGGCCCGCATGCCCAATGGcctggtcaaaggtcacgccTACGCCGTGACGGACGTGCGACGCGTGCGACTCGGTCACGGCTTCCTGGCCTTTTTCAAGTCCAATAAACTGGAAATGATCCGCCTGAGGAACCCTTGGGGGCGCAGCGAGTGGAGCGGACCCTGGAGCGACAG TTCAGAAGAGTGGAAGAAGGTCAGTAGCCGTGAGCGCGAGAACCTCGGCGTCGTGGTGCAAAACGACGGAGAGTTCTG GATGACGTTCAGCGACTTCATCTCCAACTTCACGGACCTCATCCTGTGCCGCATGATCAACACGTCTTACCTGAGCTTGCACAAGACCTGGGAGGAGGTGACGTTGCGCGGCTCCTGGAGTCGCCATGACGACGAGCTGAAGAACCGGGCCGGCGGCTGCGCCAACAACAAGCAGACCTTCCTCCAAAACCCTCAG TACATCTTTGACGTGACCAAGAGCGAGGACGAGGCTCTCGTATGTCTGCAGCAGAGAGACCGCAGGGCCTCGCTGAGAGAAGGACGAGGAGAGAACCTGGCCATCGGCTTTGAAATCTACAAG GTGGAGTTGAACCGGAAGTACCGTATGCACGCTCCCCAGCAGAAGGCGGCCGGCTGCACCTACAGCAACGCCAG GTCTGTGTTCCTACGCGTTGACCTGAAGGAGGGCCGCTACGTCATCCTGCCGACCACCTTCGAGCCCAACCTGGAGGGAAACTTCCTGTTGCGCATCTTCACCGATGTGCCGTCGCGCTGCAG GGAGCTGCATGAAGATCAGCCCCCTCGCACCTGTTGGACGGGTTTGTGTGGTTACCCATCGCTGGTCTCGCAAGTACATGTCATCGAAGGCAACGCACTGACTG GTAACAACACGTACGTGACCGTTCACTGCGAAGGAGACACGATTCGCTCCGCTGTCCACGACGAGACTCGCAGTCCCAACTTTGACACCAAGGGGATCTTCTACCGGAAGAAAAGCGGCGACTCGATTGTCATCAAG GTGTACAACCGGAACAGGTTGATGGACTCGTTCCTGGGCGAGTTGACGCTGTCCACCGAGGCGGGCGACATCAGCAAGAGGATGCAACTGCGGAACAAAAGCGGCCAGCCGCTGGAGCACCTCGGAACCCTCAGCGTCGTCGTGGTGAGCAGCTCCGTGCTCACCAGCTTCTGA
- the LOC119132808 gene encoding transmembrane 4 L6 family member 5-like yields MPMERETGLFLHPYKDVHVGACPNIYISGSSSDPLRRGHPSNDPGMCVSRCLRCVGVALVALATVCAVANVLLLLPELKVHFLLEGHVTREASWATGLWSSGLLVVLGARAFLQSSHTAGCCAFRTQMLRQALYSCACLLSSAFCCLVSFTGLVQGPHCLYNTTSGPAWGVPLQPTADRDAGYLYNRSLWSGVCLEPKSVVQWNVILFSILGGASGLQALLCAANVINTLLGVVLGRGVGNNKVGPVSV; encoded by the exons ATGCCTATGGAGAGG GAAACCGGACTTTTCCTGCATCCTTATAAGGATGTTCATGTGGGCGCGTGTCCTAATATATACATCTCAGGTTCCTCCTCCGATCCACTCCGACGTGGACATCCATCAAATG ATCCTGGGATGTGTGTGTCCAGGTGTCTGCGCTGCGTAGGCGTGGCTCTGGTTGCCTTGGCGACCGTGTGCGCTGTGGCCAacgtcctgctgctgctgcctgagCTGAAGGTCCACTTCCTGTTGGAAGGTCACGTGACCAGAGAGGCCTCCTGGGCCACGGGACTGTGGAGCTCCGGACTCTTG GTTGTGCTTGGTGCTCGAGCTTTTTTGCAGAGCAGCCACACAGCGGGATGCTGTGCCTTCAGGACACAG ATGTTGCGTCAGGCCTTGTACTCGTGTGCATGTCTGCTGTCTTCTGCTTTCTGTTGTCTGGTTAGCTTCACAGGGCTGGTCCAAGGTCCTCATTGTCTCTACAACACTACAAGTGGACCAGCCTGGGGTGTGCCACTTCAACCCACCGCTGACAg GGATGCCGGATACCTATACAACAGAAGTCTGTGGTCAGGGGTATGTTTGGAGCCCAAGAGTGTGGTCCAGTGGAATGTAATTCTCTTTAGCATACTAGGGGGCGCTAGTGGGCTGCAGGCCCTCCTCTGCGCCGCCAACGTCATCAATACCTTGCTGGGTGTCGTCTTGGGACGCGGTGTGGGTAACAATAAG GTGGGCCCCGTTTCAGTGTGA
- the rhbdd1 gene encoding rhomboid-related protein 4 has protein sequence MRGRHRSSHLGLLLLFSQLYQVGLDNIPPVTLAVLGLNAYLFLFPAAPLMKACVSVHQAYWSGEWRRLLLSPFHHADDMHLYFNMVSFVMKGIRLERRLGAVWFAYVLAVFSLLTGALYLALEAGLTHLTDDQSYSAACAVGFSGVIFSLKVLNNYYHPGSLTYVMGFPVSNRYASWVELVLIHITAPGTSLIGHLAGILVGLLYTAGPLKKMMKMCAGLMSSRTFMPRTHFTSSGYSGRSSRSDQHTADDGASRYTGGMTEEEQLAAAIRNSLHGTARHGDGSPQFAAPPPYGFRLTDEELRARRLMRLDAFT, from the exons ATGCGGGGCCGCCACAGAAGCTCGCATCTCGGCCTTCTGCTGCTGTTCTCGCAGCTCTACCAGGTGGGCTTAGACAACATCCCCCCTGTCACCCTGGCCGTGCTGGGCCTCAACGCCTACCTTTTCCTGTTCCCTGCGGCTCCACTGATGAAG GCATGCGTGAGCGTCCATCAGGCGTATTGGTCGGGCGAGTGGCGCCGCCTCCTTCTGTCTCCTTTCCACCACGCCGACGACATGCACCTCTACTTCAACATGGTGTCGTTCGTCATGAAGGGCATCCGCCTGGAGCGTCGTCTGGGCGCCGTTTGGTTCGCGTACGTGCTGGCTGTCTTCTCGCTGCTCACCGGCGCGCTCTACCTGGcgctggaggcggggctcacCCATCTCACTGATGACCAGTCGTACAGCGCCGCCTGTGCTGTTGGATTCTCAG GGGTGATTTTTTCACTGAAAGTCCTGAATAACTACTACCATCCCGGCAGCTTGACATACGTGATGGGCTTCCCTGTGTCCAACCGCTACGCCAGCTGGGTGGAGCTGGTCCTCATCCACATCACAGCACCAGG GACGTCCCTGATTGGTCACCTTGCGGGTATCCTGGTGGGCCTCCTTTACACTGCCGGACCATTgaagaagatgatgaagatgtgTGCTG GGTTGATGTCATCTCGCACCTTCATGCCCAGAACGCACTTCACGTCCTCAG GCTACAGCGGTAGAAGCTCCAGAAGCGATCAGCACACGGCGGATGATGGGGCGTCAAGGTACACGGGCGGAATgacggaggaggagcagctgGCGGCGGCCATCAGGAACAGTCTTCATGGCACAG CACGCCACGGTGATGGTTCGCCTCAGTTTGCCGCCCCACCTCCATATGGCTTCCGCTTAACGGATGAGGAGCTCCGTGCCAGGAGGCTGATGCGATTGGACGCGTTCacgtga
- the LOC119132804 gene encoding solute carrier family 35 member F2-like: MSLDARTGCFDSCTQASIGQALTWRLLRNLVLGQVLAVLVCGTAVSSQYLSSAYQVDAPMLQSAIHYALLCLAYTPALFCMRGPRSVFQMSRKRWLQYFLLGLVDVEANYSVVKAYQYTTLTSIQLLDCFVIPVVMILSWWFLKTRYRPVHYVSVCICLLGVGAMVGADLLAGRDQGSTSNILLGDGLVLLSAALYGLSNVWQEYAVKNRSRLEFLGMLGLFGSVISGVQMMALEFHHASVIQWSWQVAVLFGAFACCMFTLYSLMPVIIEDSNAAAINLSMLTADVFSIFCGIFIFHYNFSGLYVVSLVVIFVGFITFNAIPIAPATSDNGCHDNAADEPTKREVELAEEEKSKSIHVVDCTSL; this comes from the exons ATGTCTCTGGACGCTCGAACGGGATGCTTCGACTCATGCACGCAGGCCAGCATCGGGCAGGCGTTGACGTG GCGTTTGCTTCGCAACCTGGTGCTGGGTCAGGTACTGGCGGTGCTGGTATGCGGTACGGCCGTGTCGTCTCAGTATTTAAGCTCCGCCTACCAGGTGGACGCGCCTATGCTTCAGAGTGCCATCCACTATGCACTCCTCTGCCTCGCCTACACACCGGCGCTGTTCTGCATGAGAG GTCCGAGGAGTGTGTTCCAGATGAGTCGTAAACGCTGGCTTCAGTACTTTCTGCTGGGCCTAGTGGACGTGGAGGCAAACTACAGCGTGGTCAAAGCCTACCAATACACAACACTCACCAGCATACAG CTTTTGGACTGCTTTGTGATCCCGGTGGTGATGATCCTGTCCTGGTGGTTCCTGAAAACGCGCTACCGTCCCGTCCACTATGTGTCCGTCTGCATCTGTTTGCTGGGCGTCGGCGCCATGGTGGGGGCGGACCTATTGGCGGGTCGAGACCAGGGCTCCA CCTCCAACATTCTACTGGGTGACGGCCTGGTGCTGCTCAGTGCTGCCCTCTACGGCCTGTCCAACGTATGGCAGGAGTACGCCGTCAAGAACCGAAGCCGTCTCGAGTTCCTGGGGATGCTTGGGCTCTTTGGTTCCGTCATAAGCGGCGTGCAAAT GATGGCCCTGGAGTTTCATCACGCTTCCGTCATCCAGTGGAGCTGGCAAGTGG CTGTGCTGTTTGGGGCCTTTGCATGTTGCATGTTCACCTTGTACAGCCTGATGCCCGTCATCATAGAGGACAGCAACGCCGCCGCCATCAACCTCTCCATGCTGACTGCTGACGTCTTCAGCATCTTCTGCGGAATCTTCATCTTCCACTACAAC TTCTCAGGTTTGTACGTGGTGTCCCTGGTGGTCATCTTTGTTGGCTTCATCACCTTTAATGCCATACCCATCGCACCCGCCACTTCTGACAacggttgccatgacaacgcGGCAGACGAGCCAACAAAAAGGGAAGTCGAATTGGCAGAAGAGGAGAAGAGCAAGAGCATTCACGTTGTTGACTGCACTTCACTTTGA